DNA from Streptosporangiales bacterium:
GCGTCACGACGCTGACGGCGTCCATCCACCCGGACCACCTCGCGTCCCACGCGGTGGCCCGACGCGTCGGCCTGACGCCCACCGGTGAGGTCGACGACGACGGCGAGGAGCTGTGGCGCGGCAGGTGACGCCACGCGGGGTCACTGCTCGGCGGGCACCTCGGCCGGCCGGGACACCAGGAGGCGCGACACCCGCCGACCCTGGACGGCCGTGACGGTCAGCCGGGCACCGTCGACCTCGACCTCCTCACCGACCCGGGGCAGGTGACCGAGCCGCGACACGACGAACCCGGCGATCGTCTCGTACGGGCCCTCGGGGACACGCAGGCCCGAGGCGTCGGCGAAGTCATCGAGGTTGACCAGCCCGTCGACCTCCATGGTGCCGCCGCTCCACTGGGTCGCCGCGTCCTCCTCGACGTCGTACTCGTCACGGATGTCGCCGACGAGCACCTCCATCAGGTCCTCCAGCGTGACGATCCCGCCGGTGCCGCCGTACTCGTCGACCACCACCGCGATGTGTGCGTTCTCCCTGCGCATCCGCGACAGCGTCGGCAGCACCTTGGCGCTCCACGGCAGCAGCACGATCTCGCGGGCCACCTCGCCGACCGTCTGCTCGCTGCCCTCGGCGTCGCGGACGAACAGGTCGCGCACGTGGACGAACCCCACGACGTCGTCCGCCGAGCCCCGGATCACCGGATAGCGCGACCGCGGCCGCATCCGGCAGAACGACACCGCGGCACCGACCGCGGCACCGGCGTCCAGGAAGTCGACCTCGGTGCGGGGCACCATG
Protein-coding regions in this window:
- a CDS encoding DUF21 domain-containing protein; translated protein: MADVLTDVGLIVLFVLVGGVFAAAEIALVSLRDTQLAQLASRGGRGARVARLAADPNRFLSAVQIGVTVMGFLSAAFGGATIAARLAPAFEGLGLGAGVADAIALVLVTIAVSYVSIVLGELAAKRLALQRAEGFALALAPLVDRIARVLRPVIWFLSKSTDVVVRLVGGDPKAQREEMSDQELRELVSANQRLTDEERSIVTEVFRAVDRQVREVMVPRTEVDFLDAGAAVGAAVSFCRMRPRSRYPVIRGSADDVVGFVHVRDLFVRDAEGSEQTVGEVAREIVLLPWSAKVLPTLSRMRRENAHIAVVVDEYGGTGGIVTLEDLMEVLVGDIRDEYDVEEDAATQWSGGTMEVDGLVNLDDFADASGLRVPEGPYETIAGFVVSRLGHLPRVGEEVEVDGARLTVTAVQGRRVSRLLVSRPAEVPAEQ